Within bacterium, the genomic segment CCCTGGGCTCAGCGGCTCGTGGTCCGGCTCTTGAGGGGTCGGCCCAGGGTCCGTGCCGGGTGCGGGTACGGCCTCGTCCGGTTGCGGGACCGGACTGCCGGGGCGGGATTGTCTGCGGGCCAATTTCGCCTCGCGCTTTGCCTTTTGTTTCAGTTCACGTGCGCGTTTCGCCGCGTTGTAATTTGGACGCTTCAAACACCACACTCCTATAGACGCCGGTTATTGAAAGTATACCACCGGTCGGGGACCTCCACAGCCTCTCCACACGTCCTCCATCGTCGATCCATGACGCGGCCGCATGCTGAGGCTTGAGACAACGAACGGGAGGGTGGAGACATGAGGATCGTCGTTGGAATACTCCTGGTGCTGGCGCTCGCGGCCGGCATCTCGGGCGCGTACCACTTCGGCTTTGCACAGGGCGTCGCGCAGAGCGGGCATCTGCCGGCGCCGGCGCCGGGCGCGCCGTACCCGATGTACCCGTACGGCTACTACGGGTATGGGTGGCACTTCGGCTTCTTTGGCTTCTTGTGGCCCCTGTTGTGGATCTTCCTGATCGTGCTTCTGTTCCGCGGGCTGTTCCGGGGCGGGCGCGGCTATTGGGGCGGCGGGCCGTGGGGTGGCGGACCGTCGGGCGGAGGGGCCCCCCGCTGGCTCGAAGAATGGCATCGCCGGGCGCACGAGTCGCCGAGCCGGACCGGCCAGACCGGCACGGCGTGAGTCCGATGCAGGCGGGCGCCTGAGCCTGCGGCGCAGCCACAGCGCGCGGCGCCCGCCTGCGCGCTCCCGCGGACGATGCGAACCATTCTCGTAGTCGACGACGAGCCCAAGATCGTCAAGATCGCGCAGGACTACCTGGAGCGCGGAGGGTTTCGTGTCCTCACGGCCGGCGACGGTCGTGAGGTGCTGCCGGCCGTGCGCCGCGAGAAGCCGGCGCTCGTCGTCCTTGATTTGAAGCTCCCGGAGCTGGACGGGTTCGACGTGATGCGCGCGCTGCGCAAGGAGTCCGACGTCCCGGTCATCATGCTGACCGCCCGCGCCGACGAGGCGGACCGGCTCATCGGACTCGAGTTGGGCGCCGACGACTACGTCGTGAAGCCGTTCAGTCCGAGAGAATTGGTGGCCCGCGTGCGCGCGGTGCTGCGGCGGTGGGAGGGCGCGCGGGCCGGCACCGAGGTCGTCCGCGCGGGCGAGCTCGTCCTCGACGTGCGGCGCATGCAGGCGAGCGTCGGGGACCGGGTGCTGCCCTTCACGCCGACCGAGTTCCAGCTCGTGGCCCTGCTCGCGCGCGAGCCCGGCCGGGTGTTTACCCGCGGCCAGCTGCTCGAGGCCGTGCGCGGGATCGCGGTGGAATCGTACGAGCGGGCGATCGACTCGCACGTCAAGAACATCCGCCGCAAGATGGAGCCGGATCCCCACCGGCCGCGCTACGTCCTCACGGTCCCCGGCATCGGGTACAAGTTCGCCGACGCATGACACCGAACTGTCCCGGCCCTCCGGTTCCCTGGCGGCGCGGCGCGCACGGGGGAAGCCGGCCGCCCTGGTGGCCCGAGGACGAGCCGTGGCCCCCGCGCGGGCGTCCGGCCACCGAAGCGTGGCGGCGCATGCGGGGGCGCTTTCTGCGGCGCGCGGTCGTGTTCTTCGCCGCCGTCGTCGTGCTCACGTCCGTCCTGTCGTCGTTCGTGGAGTGGGGGACGCGGGGGTGGCTCCACGCCGCGGGCCGCGGCGCCCCCGGCGGGTGGGCCCCGGGGATCCACGCCCTCGTGACCGCGGCCGTGCTCTTCGTGCTCGTGATGGCGTTCGCCGGCCCGCGGGGCTGGCGCCGCCTGACCGGCCCGCTCGACGACGTCATGGCCGCGCTCGGGCGCGCCGCCGACGGCGATTTCTCGGCCCGCGTGCCGGACCGCGGCTCGCTCGAAGGACGGACGCTCGCCCGCTCATTCAACGCGATGGCCGAGCGTCTGCAGCGCCAGGAAGAGCAGCGCCGCAATCTCCTGACCGACATCTCCCATGAGCTGCGCACGCCGCTGGCGGTGTTGCAGGGGACGCTCGAGGGCATGCTCGACGGGGTCTACCCGCGCGACAACGAGCATCTGTCGGTGGGCCTGGAAGAGACGCAGATGCTCGCCCGGCTGATCGAGGACCTCCGGACGCTCGCGACCGCCGAGAGCGCCGGCCTGCGGCTCACCAAGGCGCCCACCGACCTCGGCGCGCTCGCGAACGACGTGGTCGCCGCATTTGGCAGCGAGGCCGCGGCGGCCGGCGTGACCGTCTCGCTCGAGGCCCCGCCGGCGCTCCCGTCCGTGGATGTGGACGCGGAGCGGATCCGCCAGGTCCTGACGAATCTGATCGGCAACGCGCTGCGCTACACGCCGCGCGGCGGCGCCGTGCGCGTCCGGTGCGACGTGGCCGGCGCCGACCACGTGGGCCTCACGGTAGAGGACACCGGGACCGGGATCCCGCCGGAGGATCTGCCTCACGTCTTCGACCGCTTCTACAAGTCGAAGGACTCTCGCGGCACCGGCCTCGGGCTGGCCATCGCGAAGAGCCTCGTGCAGGCGCACGGGGGCGACATCGACGTGCGGAGTGAGCCCGGCCGGGGAACGTCGTTCCGCATCGTCCTGCCCCGCCAAGCGGCGGCCTGAGCGCGGCCGGCCTCCGCGCCGCTTCGGTAGCGCCGAGGGGCCCTCCCGGTCCGCCGAGAAGTGAACCCGCGCATGACCGCACGCCCGTCCGTTCGCCAGCCGATCCCGGGCGCCGACGTCATCGTCGCCGGCGGGGGGAACGCCGCGCTCTGCGCCGCGATCGAGGCGGCCGGATCCGGCGCGCGGGTGCTCCTGCTCGAGCGGGCTCCGGAGCCCCTTCGCGGGGGCAATAGCCGCCACACCCGCAACATCCGGTATCTGCACGACGCGCGCACGGCCTTCGTCACGGGCCCGTACCCGCGCGATGAATTCCTCGATGACCTCCTCCGGGTCGGCGGCGGACAGGCGAACCGCGCGCTCGCGGAGATGACGATCCGGGAGTCCCGCGGGCTGCCGGACTGGATGGAGCGCCAGGGCGTGCGCTGGCAGCAGCCCCTGCGGGGCACGCTCCACCTGTCCCGGACCAACGTGTTCTTCCTCGGCGGCGGCAAGGCGCTCGTCAACACGTACTATGACCGCGCGCTGCGCCTCGGCGTCCGGGTCTGCTACGACGCGGCGGCGACCGGGATCGAGGACCGGGGGCCGGCCGGCTGCGCCGTCGCCGCGACGATCGGCGGGGTGCGCCGGACGGTGCCCTGCCGCGCCGCCGTCGTCGCCGCGGGCGGATTCGAAGCCAACATCGAGTGGCTCGCCCGTTATTGGGGCGAGGCCGCCCGGCGGTTCAAAGTTCGCGGCACGCCGTACAACGACGGCACGATGCTGGCGGCGCTGCTGGACCGCGGCGCGCAGCCGGTCGGGGATCCCCGGGGCTTCCACGCGCTCGCCGTGGACGCGCGCTGCCCGCAGTTCGACGGCGGCATCGTGACGCGGGTCGATTCCCTGCCGTTCGGGATCGTGGTGAACCGCGAGGGCCGGCGATTCTACGATGAGGGGGAGGACATCTGGCCGAAGCGGTACGCGATCTGGGGACGCCTCGTCGCCGAGCAGCCGGATCAAATCGCGTACTCCATCTTCGACGCCAAGGCGTGGGGCCGCTTCATCCCGCCGGCCTACCCGCCGTACCGCGCGGAGTCGCTGGCGGCGCTCGCGGCGCAGCTGGACGTGAACCGCGCGCAGTTCCTCGCGACCGCGGAGGCGTTCAACCGCGGCGCGCCGCCGGGCGGCCGCGCCGACATGCGCGCGCTCGACGGCGCGGCGACCTCCGGGGTGGCGCCGCCCAAGACCAACTGGGCGGCGCCGCTCGACACGCCGCCCTTCTACGCGTTCCCGGTGCGGCCCGGGATCACGTTCACCTATCTCGGCGTGACGGTGGATGCGCAGGGCCGGGTGCTGACGGCGTCGGGCGCGCCGATGCCGCATGTGTACGCGGCGGGCGAGTGCATGTCCGGCAACATCCTCCTGCGCGGCTACCTCGGCGGGTTCGGACTGACGATCGGCACGGTGTTCGGGCGCCTCGCCGGCCGCGAGGCCGCATCACACGCCATGGGCCGGAACGCCGGCGGCGGGACGCGCGCCGCGGCCGCGGCGGATCATGTACGCGCCTGAGTTTCTGCGCGAGGCGCAGCGCCAACTCACCGTCTGCAACGCCTGCCGGTACTGCGAGGGGTACTGCGCGGTCTTTCCCGCGCTCGAACTGCGGAGCGAGATCGCCTCGGGGGACCTGACCTACCTGGCGAATCTCTGTCACGACTGCCGGGACTGCTACACCGCGTGCATGTTCACGCCGCCCCACGAGTTCGCGCTCAACATTCCCAAGGTGCTCGCGGAGGCCCGCGTGCGCACGTACGAGCACTACTCCCGGCCGCGCGCGGCGGGCCTCTTCCGGCGCAGCCCCGGCGGCACGGTGGCGATCGCGCTGGCCGGCGTCGCCGGGGTGTGGCTCGCGATCGTCGCGTTCGTCGGGTCCGGGACGCTTTGGGCGGCCCACCGGGGGCCGGGGGCGTTCTACGCCGTGGCGCCGTGGCCGGGCATCGTCGTCCCGGCGCTCGCGGTCGCGGTCTACGGGGTGATCGTGGCGCTGGCCGGCGCGTGGGAGTTTGCCCGCGACATCCGCGGCGCGCCGGCCGCGGGCCCGTCCGCGGACGGGGGAGGCCGGCCGCGTCGCCCCCCGCCGCTCGACACCATCCGGCGGGCCGCGCTCGACGCCGTCACGCTGCGGTTCCTCAAGGGGGGCGGCGCGGGCTGTTACTATCCGCGGGAGCGGGGCTCGTCGCGGCGCCGGATCCTGCACCACCTGGTCGCCGGCGGGTTTCTCGCCGCGTTCATCTCGACGACGCTGGCCGCGATCGAGCAGGACATCCTCGGCCGGATGCCGCCGTTTCCCCTCTGGAGCCTGCCGGTGCTCTTCGGGACCGCCGGCGGCGTGCTCCTGATCGCCGGTACGACCGGCCTCGTCCTGCTGAAGGTCCGGAGCGATCCCGCACCCGCGTCGTCCGTGATGACGGGGATGGACTACGCGTTTCTGGTGCTGCTCGATCTCGTCGCGATCACGGGGATGCTGCTGTTGATCCTTCGCGGGACGCGGCTCATGCCGCCCCTGCTGGTCGTGCACCTCGGCCTCCTGGTTGCCTTCTTCGTCACCGCGCCGTACGGCAAGTTCATCCATTTCATCTACCGGTACCTCGCGCTGGCGCGGCACGCCGCGGAGGAGCGGTGGGACCTGTGGGGAGGGCAACCCGATGAAGCTCCACGATGAATGGGTCACGTATGATTCCGGCGGCGCCGCGGTGCAGGCATACCAGGCGTGGCCCGACCACGGCGGCGACCCGCTGCCGGCGATCGTCGTGATCATGGAAATCTGGGGCGTCGACGGGCACGTCCAGGATCTGGTGCGCCGCTTCGCGACGGCCGGTTATCTCGCGTGCGCGCCCGAGTTATACTCGCACGGCGGCCGGCCCCCCGACGCCCTGTCCCAGGAGCGGATCGGCGCGGTCAAGGCGTTCATGGACACAGTACCCCCGGCCGTCTGGCACACTCCCGCCGACCGCGACGCGGCCGCAGCGAAACTCCCGGCGCCGCAGCGCGCGGGCCTCCAGGAGACGATGGGACAGCTCTTCAGGCCCGACCGGCCCTTCGACCGCTACGTCGGCGACCTTCGGGCGGCGGTCCGGCATGTGCAAGGTCACCCGCGGACCCGGGGCGCCCGCGTCGGGTCGACCGGGTACTGTATGGGCGGGGCGCTGTCCGGGCGGCTGGCGTGCGCGGAGCCGGCGCTCGCCGCGGCGGTGATCTATTACGGGGCCGCGCCGCCGGCCGATCAGATTCCGAACATTCGCTGTCCGGTGCTCGGCTTCTACGGCGGGGACGATCCGCGGATCACCGACGGCGTGCCGGCGCTCGCCGAGGCGATGACGGGGGCCGGCAAGTCCTTCGAGTACCACGTGTATCCGGGCGCGCCGCATGCGTTCTTCAACGACGACCGGCGCTCGTACCGTCTCGGCCCGGCGCGCGACGCGTGGGCTCGCACGCTGGGTTTCTTGGCCCGGCACCTGGCGGCCGCGTGATGCCGCGCCTCGCCGCGGAGGCATAGCCGTACCGGACGATCACGCCGCCGGCCACGCCGTCCCGCTGGCGCCGTTTACGGCCCCGGCGGTGATGCGGCCGGCGCTCGCCGAAATTTTCTGGGCGTTTCTGCTCGTCGGCTGCACGGCCTTCGGCGGCGCCATGTTCTGGGCGCAGCGGATGCTGGTCCGCCGCCGGCGCTGGCTGCGACCGGAAGAGTTTGCCGATCTGCTCGGGCTGTGCCAGTTTCTCCCGGGCCCCAACGTCATCAACCTCGCGACCGTGCTCGGCGAGGGATACCGCGGGCTCCCCGGCGCCGTGGCCGCCCTCGCGGGGCTGCTGCTGCTCCCGATGCTGATCGTCGCCGCGATCGCATCACTGTACGCCCGGTATGGCGCGCTCGGGCTCGTGCACGGCGTCTTCGCCGGCATCGCCGCCTCGGCGGCGGGCCTGGCGTTGGCGCTCGCGGGACACGTCGCGCGGCCGGTGGTCACACAGCGTCCCGCCACGTCGCTGCCCATCATCGCCGCGGCCTTCGTCGCGGTCGGCCTGCTGCGCTGGCCCGTGGCGTGGACGCTCCTGGCACTCGCGCCGGTGAGCATCGCGCTCGTCTGGCGGCGGCCGGCATGACCGCGGACGCCACCCTGGGCGCGCTCGCGCGCGTGTTTGCGGGAGTCTCGCTGCTCGCCTTCGGCGGCATCAACACGGTCCTGCCGGAGATCCATCGTGAGGCCGTCGAGCTCTCGCGCTGGATCACGGACCGGCAGTTCGCCGACCTGTATGCGCTCAGCCAGGCGGAGCCCGGGCCCAACTCGTTCATCGCGACGCTGATCGGGTTCCAGGCGGCCGGGATCGCCGGCGCCGTCGTGTCGACGATGGCGATCTGTCTGCCCCCGGCGGCGCTGGCCTATCTCGTCGCGCGGGTATGGGGCCGGATTCGCGGCACGGCGTGGCGGGCGGCGATCCAGGCGGGGCTCACGCCGGTCATGGTCGGGCTCATCGCCGCGACCGCGCTCATTCTCATCCGCGCCGCGGACCGCAGCGCCGCGGCGTTCGCCGTGACCGCGGCCACCGCCGTCCTGGCCTACACGACGAACATCAACCCGTTGTGGGCCTTCGCCGTCGCGGGACTCCTGGGCGCGGCCGGCGTGTTCTGACAGGACAAACCCGCGTTCCCTTCGTAGTGGCCGGAGAGCCCCATTGCCGGAGGACCGATGCACTTCGAGCTGAGTGAGGAGCAACGGCAGATCGTCGACGCCGTCCGGAGCCTGTGCCGGCAGTTTCCCGACGCGTACTGGCGCGACCTCGACCGGACGGGCGGCTATCCCGAGGCGTTTGTCAAAGCGCTCTCCGGCGGCGGCTGGCTCGCCGCGCTGATTCCCGAGGCCTACGGGGGCACCGGGCTCGGCGTCACCGAAGCGTCGCTCATCCTCGAAGAGATCAACCGGTCGGGCGGCAACTCCGGCGCCTGCCACGCCCAGATGTACATCATGGGCACGCTCCTGCGGCACGGCAGCGAGGCGCAGAAGCAGCGGTGGCTCCCCCGGATCGCCTCGGGCGAGCTGCGCCTGCAGGCGTTCGGCGTGACCGAGCCGGCCGCCGGCTCCGAGACGACCCGCATTCAGACGACCGCGGTGCGCCGCGGCGACCGCTACGTCGTCAACGGGCAGAAGGTGTTCATCTCGAGGACCGAGCACTCCGACCTGATGCTCCTGCTCGCCCGCACGACGCCCTACGAGGAGCTCGCCGACAAGACGCGGGGCCTCTCGGTCTTCATGGTCGATCTCAAGGAGGCCGTCGAGCGCGGCGCGATCCAGATCAAGCCCATCCGGCTGATGCTCAACCACCATTCGACCGAGCTGTTCATCACCGATCTCGACGTCCCCGCCGACAACCTGATCGGCGAGGAGGGGCTCGGCTTCCGCTACATCATCGACGGCTGGAACGCGGAACGGATCCTGATCGCCGCCGAATCGATCGGCGACGGGCGCTGGTTCGTGGAGCGCGCGGCGCGCTACGCGAGCGAGCGCGTCGTCTTCGGCCGGGCGATCGGCGCGAATCAGGGCGTGCAGTTCCCGATCGCCCGCGCCCACGCGCACCTGGAGGCGGCCAGCCTGGTGCGGTTCCAGGCGGCGTGGCTGTTCGACCGGCAGCGGCGGTGCGGCGCCGAGGCCAACACGGCCAAGCTGCTGGCCGCGGACGCGGCGTGGGAGGCGGCCAACGCCTGCCTCGACACGCACGGCGGCTTCGGGTTCGCCGCGGATTACGACGTCGAGCGCAAGTTCCGCGAGACGCGGCTCTACACGGTGGCCCCGGTGGCGAACAACCTCGTGCTGGCCTATCTCGGCCAGCACGTGCTGGGGATGCCGAAGTCGTACTGAGACGTCGCACCGCGCGAGGGATCCGATGGGGCGCTCCGCCGCGGAAGGCCGGTATTTCGAGGACTTCGAAGTCGGCGACGTGTACGAGCATCCGTGGGGCCGCACCGTGACCGACGCGGACAACGTCTGGTTCACCAACCTGACGATGAACACGAACCCGGTCCACTTCGACTACGCCTACGCCGCCAAGACGGAGTTCGGCCGGCCGCTCGTCAACAGCGCGTTTACGCTCGCCCTCGTGACGGGGCAGTCGGTGGTCGACATCAGCGAGAACGCGTTCGCCAACCTGGGCTGGGACAAGGTCACGCTGCCGGCGCCGGTGTTCGTGGGCGACACGCTCTACGCGGAGACCGAGGTCCTCGAGACGCGCCCGTCGCGGTCGCGGCCGAACGTCGGCATCGTCAGGGTCCGCAGCCGCGGCTACAAGCAGGACGGCACGGTGGTCATCGAGTTCGAGCGGACCCTCATGGTGTACCGGCGCGGGATGTCCCCCCGGCGCGATCGGCCGCGGCCCGCGGTCAAGAAATGACGCCGGACGCACCGGGGCGCGCGGCGGGCCGCGGGCCGGAAGCGGCGGAGCACACGGCGGAGCGCGGGCCGGCGGCGGCGTAGCGCGATGGCGGGGGTGCTTCACGGGATTCGTGTCCTCGACCTGACCCGCAACATCGCCGGACCGTACTGCGCGATGATCCTCGGCGACCTCGGCGCCGAGGTGGTGAAGGTCGAGCGGCCCGGCGGCGGCGACGACACGCGCGCGTGGCTCCCGCCGGCGTGGAACGGCATCAGCACCACGTTCCTCGCGTTCAACCGGAACAAGCAGAGCGTCGCCGTGGACCTGGACCGGGACGAGGGCCGTGACGTCGTCCTCCGGCTGGCGCGCCGCAGCGACGTGCTCCTCGAGAGTTTTCGCCGCGGCAGCCTGGCGCGGCGGGGGCTCGACTACGGCCGCGTGAGCGCCGAAAATCCGCGGATCGTGTACTGCACGATCACCGGCTTCGGCACCGTCGGCCCGCAGCGCGACCGCCCGGGCTACGATCCGGTGCTCCAGGCGTACTCGGGCATCATGAGCCTGACCGGCGAGCCGGGCGGGCGGCCGCTCCGGACCGGACCCTCCATCGTCGACAACGGCACGGGCATGTGGGCCGCGCTCGGCGTCGTCTGCGCGCTGCTCGCGCGGGAGCGCACGGGCCGCGGCGGGCACGTGGAGACGAGCCTGCTCGAGACCGGCGTGACGTGGATCGGCTACCATCTGCTCGGGTATCTCGCCACCGGCCGGGTGCCGCCGGCGGTCGGCACGGCCGCCGCGATGATCGCGCCGTATGAGGGGTTTGCGACCCGCGACGGATACTTAC encodes:
- a CDS encoding CoA transferase, whose translation is MAGVLHGIRVLDLTRNIAGPYCAMILGDLGAEVVKVERPGGGDDTRAWLPPAWNGISTTFLAFNRNKQSVAVDLDRDEGRDVVLRLARRSDVLLESFRRGSLARRGLDYGRVSAENPRIVYCTITGFGTVGPQRDRPGYDPVLQAYSGIMSLTGEPGGRPLRTGPSIVDNGTGMWAALGVVCALLARERTGRGGHVETSLLETGVTWIGYHLLGYLATGRVPPAVGTAAAMIAPYEGFATRDGYLQLAAGNDRIWLRLCEVLNLPGLPGDPRFRSNADRVAHRDELHEILEARFRTESAAHWEDVLLEHGVPCSRVRTLADVASDPQVAALGLLASVPHPEIPGFAMVDLPVAIDGRRAADQVAPPAVGQHTDEVLGDLGYSAQEVAALRARGAVG
- a CDS encoding MaoC family dehydratase, whose protein sequence is MGRSAAEGRYFEDFEVGDVYEHPWGRTVTDADNVWFTNLTMNTNPVHFDYAYAAKTEFGRPLVNSAFTLALVTGQSVVDISENAFANLGWDKVTLPAPVFVGDTLYAETEVLETRPSRSRPNVGIVRVRSRGYKQDGTVVIEFERTLMVYRRGMSPRRDRPRPAVKK
- a CDS encoding HAMP domain-containing sensor histidine kinase; translated protein: MRGRFLRRAVVFFAAVVVLTSVLSSFVEWGTRGWLHAAGRGAPGGWAPGIHALVTAAVLFVLVMAFAGPRGWRRLTGPLDDVMAALGRAADGDFSARVPDRGSLEGRTLARSFNAMAERLQRQEEQRRNLLTDISHELRTPLAVLQGTLEGMLDGVYPRDNEHLSVGLEETQMLARLIEDLRTLATAESAGLRLTKAPTDLGALANDVVAAFGSEAAAAGVTVSLEAPPALPSVDVDAERIRQVLTNLIGNALRYTPRGGAVRVRCDVAGADHVGLTVEDTGTGIPPEDLPHVFDRFYKSKDSRGTGLGLAIAKSLVQAHGGDIDVRSEPGRGTSFRIVLPRQAAA
- the tcuA gene encoding FAD-dependent tricarballylate dehydrogenase TcuA — encoded protein: MTARPSVRQPIPGADVIVAGGGNAALCAAIEAAGSGARVLLLERAPEPLRGGNSRHTRNIRYLHDARTAFVTGPYPRDEFLDDLLRVGGGQANRALAEMTIRESRGLPDWMERQGVRWQQPLRGTLHLSRTNVFFLGGGKALVNTYYDRALRLGVRVCYDAAATGIEDRGPAGCAVAATIGGVRRTVPCRAAVVAAGGFEANIEWLARYWGEAARRFKVRGTPYNDGTMLAALLDRGAQPVGDPRGFHALAVDARCPQFDGGIVTRVDSLPFGIVVNREGRRFYDEGEDIWPKRYAIWGRLVAEQPDQIAYSIFDAKAWGRFIPPAYPPYRAESLAALAAQLDVNRAQFLATAEAFNRGAPPGGRADMRALDGAATSGVAPPKTNWAAPLDTPPFYAFPVRPGITFTYLGVTVDAQGRVLTASGAPMPHVYAAGECMSGNILLRGYLGGFGLTIGTVFGRLAGREAASHAMGRNAGGGTRAAAAADHVRA
- a CDS encoding acyl-CoA dehydrogenase family protein → MHFELSEEQRQIVDAVRSLCRQFPDAYWRDLDRTGGYPEAFVKALSGGGWLAALIPEAYGGTGLGVTEASLILEEINRSGGNSGACHAQMYIMGTLLRHGSEAQKQRWLPRIASGELRLQAFGVTEPAAGSETTRIQTTAVRRGDRYVVNGQKVFISRTEHSDLMLLLARTTPYEELADKTRGLSVFMVDLKEAVERGAIQIKPIRLMLNHHSTELFITDLDVPADNLIGEEGLGFRYIIDGWNAERILIAAESIGDGRWFVERAARYASERVVFGRAIGANQGVQFPIARAHAHLEAASLVRFQAAWLFDRQRRCGAEANTAKLLAADAAWEAANACLDTHGGFGFAADYDVERKFRETRLYTVAPVANNLVLAYLGQHVLGMPKSY
- the tcuB gene encoding tricarballylate utilization 4Fe-4S protein TcuB; this translates as MYAPEFLREAQRQLTVCNACRYCEGYCAVFPALELRSEIASGDLTYLANLCHDCRDCYTACMFTPPHEFALNIPKVLAEARVRTYEHYSRPRAAGLFRRSPGGTVAIALAGVAGVWLAIVAFVGSGTLWAAHRGPGAFYAVAPWPGIVVPALAVAVYGVIVALAGAWEFARDIRGAPAAGPSADGGGRPRRPPPLDTIRRAALDAVTLRFLKGGGAGCYYPRERGSSRRRILHHLVAGGFLAAFISTTLAAIEQDILGRMPPFPLWSLPVLFGTAGGVLLIAGTTGLVLLKVRSDPAPASSVMTGMDYAFLVLLDLVAITGMLLLILRGTRLMPPLLVVHLGLLVAFFVTAPYGKFIHFIYRYLALARHAAEERWDLWGGQPDEAPR
- a CDS encoding chromate transporter, which encodes MRPALAEIFWAFLLVGCTAFGGAMFWAQRMLVRRRRWLRPEEFADLLGLCQFLPGPNVINLATVLGEGYRGLPGAVAALAGLLLLPMLIVAAIASLYARYGALGLVHGVFAGIAASAAGLALALAGHVARPVVTQRPATSLPIIAAAFVAVGLLRWPVAWTLLALAPVSIALVWRRPA
- a CDS encoding dienelactone hydrolase family protein; translation: MKLHDEWVTYDSGGAAVQAYQAWPDHGGDPLPAIVVIMEIWGVDGHVQDLVRRFATAGYLACAPELYSHGGRPPDALSQERIGAVKAFMDTVPPAVWHTPADRDAAAAKLPAPQRAGLQETMGQLFRPDRPFDRYVGDLRAAVRHVQGHPRTRGARVGSTGYCMGGALSGRLACAEPALAAAVIYYGAAPPADQIPNIRCPVLGFYGGDDPRITDGVPALAEAMTGAGKSFEYHVYPGAPHAFFNDDRRSYRLGPARDAWARTLGFLARHLAAA
- a CDS encoding response regulator transcription factor; the encoded protein is MRTILVVDDEPKIVKIAQDYLERGGFRVLTAGDGREVLPAVRREKPALVVLDLKLPELDGFDVMRALRKESDVPVIMLTARADEADRLIGLELGADDYVVKPFSPRELVARVRAVLRRWEGARAGTEVVRAGELVLDVRRMQASVGDRVLPFTPTEFQLVALLAREPGRVFTRGQLLEAVRGIAVESYERAIDSHVKNIRRKMEPDPHRPRYVLTVPGIGYKFADA
- a CDS encoding chromate transporter, with the protein product MTADATLGALARVFAGVSLLAFGGINTVLPEIHREAVELSRWITDRQFADLYALSQAEPGPNSFIATLIGFQAAGIAGAVVSTMAICLPPAALAYLVARVWGRIRGTAWRAAIQAGLTPVMVGLIAATALILIRAADRSAAAFAVTAATAVLAYTTNINPLWAFAVAGLLGAAGVF